The following are from one region of the Treponema denticola genome:
- a CDS encoding APC family permease, which translates to MKDKKIPAKVKGLSKFDVLNLVIGSIIGWGSFILPGTLFLPNSGVINTVLGLCIGGLFVIVIQKSYQVMLSNHVGEGGEFSYTLTNMGKLHGFVVGWSLSLCYLSMIPLNATAYVLILRKIFGKVMLWGYMYDFGPTSVYLADILIASVPIIVFTLINLRGLSLSSKIQNIMSSALVLIVIILFFIILGKSDLKVFSDNYLGYDKISLAKTASIIAIIPFLFVGFDVVPQVSCDLGFAPAKTHLPTIISIIFGILLYSLLNMIGALSYGPEEAAKVEWAVASSVTSKTGSIGFFFLLIAIFSAVTGGINGFMISSSKLLGALSNEKLSPAFLGKKNDKNLYPNAILFIAGISLIGPWIGREVIILIVDMASVLAALAYTYVGIIGIRKGRNLFEKTMCAFSGLIGLIFIGLLLIPGSPAQLTKGSMFFLIAWTLLGFLFYRFGTLRKEKSTE; encoded by the coding sequence GTTCTTTTATTTTGCCGGGAACTCTTTTCTTACCTAATTCGGGGGTTATAAATACCGTCCTTGGTCTTTGCATAGGAGGCCTTTTTGTTATAGTAATACAAAAGTCTTATCAGGTTATGCTTAGCAATCATGTAGGCGAGGGCGGTGAATTTTCCTATACCTTGACAAATATGGGAAAGCTGCACGGTTTTGTTGTAGGCTGGTCATTGAGTCTTTGTTATTTGAGCATGATTCCTTTAAATGCAACAGCTTACGTTCTTATATTGCGTAAGATTTTCGGTAAAGTGATGCTATGGGGCTATATGTATGATTTCGGTCCGACAAGTGTCTACCTTGCCGATATTCTTATAGCCTCAGTTCCCATTATAGTTTTCACTCTAATCAATTTAAGAGGTCTTTCTTTAAGTTCAAAGATACAAAACATCATGAGCTCTGCACTTGTTCTTATTGTTATAATTTTATTTTTTATAATTTTGGGAAAAAGCGATTTGAAAGTCTTTTCCGATAATTATTTGGGCTATGATAAAATATCTTTGGCAAAAACCGCATCGATAATAGCTATAATCCCTTTTTTGTTTGTGGGCTTTGATGTAGTTCCGCAAGTGTCCTGCGATTTGGGATTTGCTCCGGCTAAGACACATTTGCCTACGATTATTTCCATAATTTTCGGCATCTTGCTATATAGCCTTTTAAACATGATAGGAGCTTTGAGCTATGGCCCTGAAGAAGCTGCTAAGGTTGAGTGGGCGGTTGCTTCATCAGTAACGAGCAAGACCGGCTCTATAGGTTTTTTCTTTTTACTTATTGCAATTTTTTCGGCTGTTACCGGAGGTATAAACGGCTTTATGATAAGCAGCAGCAAATTGCTTGGTGCCTTGTCTAATGAAAAGCTTTCTCCGGCTTTTTTGGGTAAAAAGAACGATAAGAATTTATACCCGAATGCAATTTTGTTTATTGCGGGCATAAGTTTAATAGGACCGTGGATAGGACGAGAAGTAATTATTTTGATTGTGGATATGGCCTCCGTGTTGGCCGCCTTGGCTTATACCTATGTGGGTATAATAGGAATTAGAAAAGGTAGAAATTTATTTGAAAAAACGATGTGTGCTTTTTCGGGTCTTATAGGTTTGATATTTATAGGCCTTCTTTTAATTCCGGGTTCACCGGCACAGTTGACAAAGGGTTCAATGTTTTTTTTGATAGCTTGGACGCTGCTGGGTTTTCTATTTTATAGATTCGGTACCCTCCGAAAAGAAAAAAGTACAGAGTAG
- a CDS encoding YeeE/YedE family protein produces the protein MKKIENIIGFAVLILSIVLGSVLLKTDMLFFRWVIGIALGYVLTRSLFGFAGSVNRAYRTGSTKLMRALMLMFVISAILTSAFLIFGDVKNYDLWINPINLGLILGGLLFGFGMSYSSCCATGTLTDLVTGLPRALITLLFFGIGVFVGLPIQAKQSWIKDSLFKSGTGSGVFIPDWFASNGKGGYLGAIIVTAIFAGIVVVISYMYESKRKKQNKYSGVGSEKEQDAVKELDTHNYKFFSATTYKKLFVEPWSLTMGAVLLSVLFTLLMGVTKEGWGASTPFGFWFGRLLKFFGMSVDSIVAFTGGKPKPYTMPFFEHPVFVQNIGIVAGTAICLFLAGSFTKSFTSELKIRVKDVIVFAIGGFAMGFGTRLSNGCNVGALYTPIANFSLSGWIFLICLVGGGFLGNYTLKLINKKK, from the coding sequence ATGAAAAAAATCGAAAACATTATCGGTTTTGCAGTGCTGATTTTAAGCATTGTTTTGGGTTCCGTTTTATTAAAGACGGATATGTTATTTTTTAGATGGGTTATAGGAATAGCCTTAGGCTATGTTTTAACCCGTTCATTGTTCGGCTTTGCAGGAAGTGTAAACAGAGCATATCGAACAGGCTCTACCAAACTTATGAGAGCTTTGATGCTGATGTTTGTAATTTCTGCAATTCTCACTTCTGCCTTTCTTATTTTTGGAGATGTTAAAAACTATGACCTTTGGATTAACCCTATCAACTTAGGTCTAATTTTAGGAGGACTCCTATTCGGTTTCGGAATGAGCTATTCCTCTTGCTGTGCAACAGGAACTCTTACGGACTTGGTTACAGGTTTACCCAGAGCCCTTATTACTCTTTTATTTTTCGGAATAGGTGTTTTTGTAGGCCTTCCCATACAGGCTAAACAGTCATGGATCAAAGATTCATTATTTAAAAGCGGAACAGGCAGCGGTGTTTTTATACCCGATTGGTTTGCTTCAAATGGAAAGGGCGGATATTTAGGAGCTATCATTGTAACAGCCATATTTGCCGGTATTGTTGTCGTAATTTCATATATGTATGAAAGTAAAAGGAAAAAGCAAAATAAATACTCCGGCGTAGGTTCCGAAAAAGAGCAGGACGCAGTAAAAGAACTTGATACACATAACTATAAATTTTTTAGTGCAACAACTTATAAAAAACTTTTTGTTGAACCGTGGTCTTTAACTATGGGGGCTGTTTTACTTTCTGTTTTGTTTACTCTTTTGATGGGTGTTACAAAGGAAGGTTGGGGAGCCTCAACTCCTTTTGGTTTTTGGTTTGGAAGACTGCTAAAGTTTTTCGGTATGAGTGTTGATTCCATTGTTGCTTTTACCGGAGGTAAACCGAAGCCCTATACAATGCCCTTCTTTGAGCATCCGGTTTTCGTTCAAAACATAGGTATTGTGGCCGGTACCGCAATATGTCTTTTTCTTGCAGGAAGTTTTACGAAAAGCTTTACATCGGAGTTAAAAATTAGGGTAAAAGACGTTATAGTTTTTGCAATCGGCGGTTTTGCGATGGGCTTTGGAACAAGGCTTTCAAACGGATGTAATGTCGGAGCCTTGTATACTCCAATTGCAAACTTTTCACTTTCAGGATGGATATTTTTAATTTGTCTTGTCGGCGGAGGTTTTTTAGGAAACTATACCTTAAAGCTGATTAATAAAAAGAAATAA